The nucleotide window AGGCCCGCCTCACACTCGCGACGCCATCCTTTCGTCGATGGAACTCCTCTCTGCAGTGGCCCGCCTCGGCTCTGCTGCCACCGGCCATGGGAACGGCTGCGCGGGGGAGGTTATGATGTCGGGCACGCCGTGCGCTTCCACGCCCTCGAGCAATCCACCGTGCGTCTCCACATTGTCGTTGATGCATGTTGCGCCAGCCCCGCCGCTGCCGACCCCGTGCTGGATGCGGGGGCTGGTTGGAGGGCATTGGCACCCTCGCCGTCGCCTGGTCGCAAGGGATGGTGCCGGCGGCACCTGTGGCCTGCCTTGCCAGAAGCATCCCTGCTCCGTCGGCTCCTCGTCCGCGACGCAGTGCCAAATTGAGGCGGAGGTGCGCGCGCTCGATGCGGAGACAACGAGACCCGACCTCACCCGCCAATCTCGGCGACGCCGGCAGCCCGTCTTCATATCCGGCGATGAAAAGGGGGAGAAGACAGTGAGGAGTGTTGGGGAAGGGAGCCGCTGGGGAGGGGGTGAATGGGAATTGTTCCATCGCGGTCGCCGGCGAGGACGCCGGCTACTTCACGGAGCCGGAATCTTCTCTCTCAATCATCGGgatcctctctctctttctgctCACTCGCTTTGTGTGGGGGTGGGTCAACGAGAAGGATGCGAGTGAGCGAGCGAGGAGTGGACAGAGGACAACGTTCGGGCGAGGACCCGAACAACCCGCACGATCGCTATTGCTGACGTGGCTGTGCGCCCTGCTTTAAGATTGATGCAGTGCATCTAATGGTAGAGAGGGCGTTCGGACGAAGTGGTCCCAGCCCACATGTGTGGGCGTTATCATTTAGGTAAACTAGATGATTTCCCGCACGTTGTTGCAGAATGTTTTGCAATATTTCAATGAGGTTTTGGTTATATGAAAAATGGATCTTTGAAATAGTAGTTTTTGAACTTATATATAAGAATTAAATGCTAATAGCACAATAATGGAATTTTCCATGCATGCATGTTTGCATGTTGAGGTGGATTTTTATTATGCATAGTTGCATGTTGAGGTGAGCCTTTTTTCATGCATGTTGAGTGATGAGGTGgtatgcttgcatgttgagagaaatatgttagtgggggctagctatttagatataaaAGATTAATTAGGGATAATTAACACTGGATCCTTCCTAATTACTACTATTGGTGAAATCTTCATGAACTCAGAAAGAAACCAAGGAGTAGGTATAGATGTGCATGTGCATGCAGTTCATCTTCATCAATGGGAGGCAATCACTCAATCAACTAGACCATTGATGGTGTGCGTTGTCACGCCCATCTATTTTGGCTCTTATAATTTTTAGGGATGTGACATGATTTGTATACACATGTTTGCAATGTTTTGAAGTATTGTGCTTTCTTGCAGTTTTTGATTATCTCCATTATTTTTAAAAAAGTTGTGTGTATAAGAGAGGAATCATTACTCTAATGGACTCGTAGTTGGTTCAAGTTTGGGTTTCAAGTGTATGAGTTTGAATTAGGGTGATTGATGGATATATGTTTTTTGATTCAAAAAGCACCTGGCAAAGGTGCATGTCACAACATAAACATAAATAAAAATAATGAGAAAATAGGTATTTTTATAAAATATATGAACACTGAAGATTTGGAAGACACATATTATCTAAACAATCTGAATGCAATTCTGACTTTGTTGATGGCCTACAAGAATTTTTTTACTCTAATAGATAAACATTCTACAACTCCCAACTGAGAAGCATTACACTCGCACATATAGCTCTTGTTGCCAAGTTTACAAAAAAATGAGGTTAAACATGACCTCAGCAGGAAGCCGACGCTTGGCCTCATCATGATTCTTCTCGAATAACATATCTACCATTTTATCGCCTTAGTTCTTGATAGATGGGCCATGGGCTGAAATTTTAAACCTAATGCAGACCGGTCTAGGAAACAAACACTTTTCtctcaaaaaataaaaaaccaaataCTTGCCCTAAATCATGGGGCAAATGTTATATCTTGCTTATAGCAAAACTAACATATGCCTCACTGGAATTTACCCCCCACTTATAGGTATTGGGCTAGCCCATTTTCGTATATTTTTCCTCGTTCACTTGTTTTGGTCGAGTTCGTTGGATTTGTTAGGTTTTGCCCGGTTTCTTTTTGTCCTTTTTTTTGTTTCTTCACTAGTTTTCCTATTTTTTCTTTCTTCACTGGTTTTCTTCATTTCTTTCTCAGTTTCATTGGTTTTACTTTTCTTTTTCTCTGTTTTCACCATTTTCTAGtgtttttctctcatttttactttgtttttcctttattttttatttggttttccactcttttattttgtttctttctttgTCTGTTTTCATTGGTTTTCGTATATAAATGAGAAATGTTTTTTGTATACACATTTTCACATATTTCAAATGCTCTATTAGCATTTGCCAAATATTTGATTAACATTTTACACCACTTGATTAACATTTTATAAATAGATGATCAACTTTTTACATACATATTGTATATTTTTTGTATACACGAGAaacatttttctatacacatttaaaaaaatcaaatgGTTGACTAACATTTTTCAATATTTTCATACCGATTGTATATTTTTTATACATAAGAAAACAaattctatacacatttaacttTTCAAATACTTGAGTAAAAATTTTCAGAAAGTTtattaacattttttgaatgctTTATTTTTTTAAATACATCATAAAAAACTCATACACATTGTATATATTTTGTATACATCAGAAAACAAATTCCATACATATTTATCAtgtttcaaatgcttgattaacatttttaaaatgaataattaatattttttaaatacatgatcaacTTTTATCATACAAATTATATAATTTCATATACATGAGAACCATTtcttctatacacatttaacatttttcagatacttgattaatatttttcAATTCTTTTATGCAAAGAGTTGTTCGTAATGTATATATTTAAAATATTTGAAAGTATAAACCAAAGTAAAAAAAGAAAGCAAAAGACGACAACAAAAAACAtagagaaaaaataaaaaataaaaaggtaAACGTTTAGGAACGGCGAGCCGACCGAACCACTGCGTCGGTCGGTCGCTGGGGCAGCGCCAGCCACATGCGTAACTAAACCCACCCCCACCGCCCAGCCTTGTTTTCTCCCAATTCCTCTTTTCATCTTATCCTTTCACGCGTCTTTGATTCCATCCGCCTAGCCCCCTTTCTCCTCGGCTCCATCCCCACCTACCTCCTGCGCTCAGCAGTCATGGATGAGCTCCACCTCTTCCATCACCTCTCAAGCATGACCCTTCGAAGGAGACCAGCCCAAATTTCGGCCGGCGCACCAGCGCCTATCATCGCCCAAAGATAAAAGAGTTTGTGGCCTTTGCACAGTGCGCCGGACCAGACTCGCGCTCGCTGAGGCTGCCCAATGGTTTCGCTACAAGCGACACATAGGCGCGCTCaaagcatctctagcagaccccaTAAAAAGCCCCGACCCGCAAAATAACCGTCAAAATGTGGGTCGGTGCGAAAAATCCCGTCCGAACAGACCTCGCAAATGCGTTCGACCTGTAAAAATATTTGCGGGGCGCGGCAAAAGTTCGCCCTCAATCTTTAGATTCATGGGGTGGGAGGCCGACCCGAGCTCGCCCCCTATCCGCGGCAAGATTTGGCGCGAGAGAAATTTCTGCGTGGCCGTTCCTGCTTCCCCCCTCCTTGGCCACCGTTGCTCCGCCTCCGCGAGCTCTGGTCCATCTTCCCCGATGTACCTCGCCGTCATGGAAGCCTTCCAGCAGTCCCCCGGCCCCGTGGAGGTCGCGCATGCGCAATCCCCTCCGGCGGATCTCGTCGCTGGCCATGTCGCCCCCGCCGTCGCGCAAGGCCCCAACGCGCCTGCCCGCTAGCGGCAGGGCAACGTTCTCGTGAAGGGCGGCAATCCAGCTAGCCCCGCCGGAAAGGCACGCGCGCCGGGCGCCGCCGCTGCGCGATCTGCCCGGACGCCGGCGGAGAAGTTGACCAAGGTTTCGAGCGTGAAGCGAAAGAAGATTGCTACGAAAAGGTCGACGCCTTCGTCCACTCCCCCCGCCCCGGCGAGATGTTCCCCGGCGATGCCGCTCAACGGCGCTGCTACCACCGCAAgcgaggtgttcgatgaaatggcCGGAAGGTTTGCATCTTCGGTCTCTTGTTCTTGCTTCGGTTTTTCGGCATTTGTGGTTGTTCTTGACTTGATGCCGCTCAATGTAGAGGTGGTTCGAACAATGCCACAGCCGAGTTCGTGAACTTGTTGGACACCAACGCCGTCGACATTGATAGGGCCCGTTCGCTGATTTCGATTAGAATGAAGCGGAGGGTGGCGTGGATGATCACGGTGGTGAAGATGGAGTGTAGGAGGTAGATGAGGTGTTGTATGACGAAGTGCAAGCAAAAAAAACATGAGGTCGAAGAACTACATGATCTTGGAAGATCAAATCTTGATCAAGGCTTAGAGTGTGGTCTCTCTTGATGCTTGCACGGGTACATCTCAAACCTCTAAGATATATTGGCAAAGAATCGAAGATCAATACTTCTGCATGATGGCCAAGCATCCCAATAGGACACCACGGACATTTCGACCGTTCCAAGGGTGTTGGGACGTGATCAAGCTGATTTGCAGCCGTTGGGTAGCTTGCTTGGAACATGTACGCAATGCACCTCCAAGTGGAACTATGGAATCCAACTTTGTGAGTTCGTTTTCACGTCCCAAGTTGTGCACATCATATTGCATCATATGAAATGATTGCATCATTTGACTTTGTTTAAATTGTGTAGGACAAAATAGCccgactgttggaaatatgccctagaggcaataataaaatggttattattatatttctttgttcatgataattgtctattgttcatgctataattgtgttatccggaaatcgtaatacatgtgggaatacatagaccacaacacgtccctagtgagcctctagttgactaactcgttgatcaaaagatagtcatggtttcctgactatggacattggatgtcattgataacgggatcacatcattaggagaatgatgtgatggacaagacccaatcctaagcttagctcaaagatcgtgtagttcgtttgctgtagcttttctgaatgtcaagtatcatttccttagaccatgagattgtgcaactcccggataccgtaggaatgccttgggtgtgccaaacgtcacaacgtaactgggtgactataaaggtacattacaggtatctccgaaagtgtctgttgggttggcacgaatcgagactgggatttgtcactccgtatgacggagaggtatctctgggcccactcggtaatgcatcatcataatgagctcaatgtgaccaaggggttggtcacgggatcatgcattacggtacgagtaaagtgacttgccggtaacgagattgaacaaggtattgggataccgacgatcgagtctcgggcaagtaacgtaccgattgacaaagggaattgaatacgagattgattaagtcctcgacatcgtggttcatctgatgagatcgtCGAGGAgcgtgtgggagccaacatgggatctagatcccgctgttggttattgaccggagaggcgtctcggtcatgtctgcctgtctcccgaacccgtagggtctacacacttaaggttcggtgatgctagggttgtagagatattagtatgcagtaacccgaaagttgttcagagtcccggatgagatcccggacgtcacgaggagtttcggaatggtccggaggtaaagatttatatataggaagtccagtttcggccagcgggaaggtttcgagggttaccggtattgtaccgggaccaccggaagggtcccggtggtccaccggatggggccacctatcctggagggccccatgggctgaagtggtgTGGGAACCAtcccctgatgggctggtgcgccccacccaagggcccaaggagcctagggttggaaaccctagggggccgttgccccccgagggggcatgcgcccccctggttggaaaccctaagggggccgttgccTCCAGGCCCCCCCTTTTAGATGGGATCaccaagggggcatgcgcccccctagcccctatatatagtggaagggagggagggcagccgcaccttgctcttggtgcctccctctccctccgtaacacctctcctccccgcttgtgcttggcgaagccctgccgggatcctgctgcatccaccaccacgccgtcgtgctgctggatcttcatcaacctctccttcccccttgctggatcaagaaggaggagatgtcttcccaaccgtacgtgtgttgaacgcggaggtgctgtccgttctgcacttggtcatcggtgatttggatcacggcgagtacgactccatcatccccgttcacttgaacgcttccgctcgcgatctacaagggtatgtagatgcactactattcccctcgttgctagaatactccatagattgatcttggtgatgcatagaattttttttaatttctgctacgatccccaacaccgACAAAGATACGTAAGCATCTGAAGGCAAATTTTTTTAAGCTAGAGCATTGTTGGGATATGCTCAAAGAGTGCGAGAAGTGGAAGTTGATTGACAAGGAATACCCACCGAAGAGAGGTGCACTTACGAACATGGATgaagatgaggatggtgatggcCCAAGAAACTTGAACAAGCCCGATGGTGACAAGAAGACAAAGGAGAAGATCAAGAGGGAACACGAGGCATCGAGCTTGCGGGATAAAATAGATGCCATGGTGCAATCAAATGAGTTGATGTTAGCGAATACCTTGGAGGCAAAGAAAGAGTTGGCTGAGAAGAAGGCCCGAGAGAAGCAAGAGAAGTGGCAATTGCTCAAGGACGAGGGGTCGCGCAAGGCGGCCATTGAGGAGAGAAGAGCACGTGCCGTCGAGAACAAAGCCATGTCCAAGCTTCTTGTGGAACAAAATAGGATCATGACAATGGACCGCAATGACATGGACGACCTCACCAAAGAATGGCATGGTATGGCAAGGAGATACATCTTGAAGAGGCGCATGCTTGCTTCGGCCGATGCGTGTTACAGTGCAGGCGATGGTTTCTCATCAGGATTAGGAACCAACATCGCCGATGCATTCAGCGCGCCCGCCGGTGATTTCGGTGCCGGAGTTGGAACAAGTGCCGGCGGTGGATTCGGGGGCGGCAATGACCTCGATGGAGGTGGTGCGGAGTGAAGAGTGACGGACGTGGTCGTTTGCAAGTCCTTTTGCGTTTGTCCTACAAAACTATGATTTTATTTGTGCCCCTACTATGTTTtattgtttgaatttgaactcATTTATCGGAATTGCCGTGAAATTCGCTCAATTGAGGGTTTTTGGTTTGCGGGTCCAAGCGGCGGCGCTTGAACAGACTCTGTGTAGCCGACCCATAAAAGAGCATCTACTGTGAATATCTTTTTTTCCAGATCCGTTTACGAGGTTTGGCTCTACCTTTGCCCGCGTCGGCCCGCAAAGTCATTTTTTCGCGAACTGCAAACACGTTATGCGGGTCGACGTTATGCGGGTCTATGCTCTGTTTTTTTTGAATGTTGGTAGTTGATCTACCAAATTCATTGGTCAGAAGAAGGTGTTACAAGAGCCCCTCCAAAGGAGGAAAGCACAGCAAAAGGGCTAGTGCAAGAAGAAAAGAATCGAAAAAGATCCTGCCGGCACCACCACAAACCCAAGCTCCTCCAGCAACCATGCACACCATCGGAATCCATCGTTGAGGTCTCCAAGACGACGCCTCCAAGGAGGAAATGATGTTGAGGACATCATCATCACCCGATCTGACTGAGCCAGATCTTAGGCTTTCGCCCGGAGACCTCAGCCATGGGGTAGGAAGAGCAACGACCTCCACAACGATACCTCCAAGGAAGAAGACGACATCTAATGATGCCGTTACCGTTGGCATCGACAGAGTCAATGCAGGATTTTCATCCGGAGCCGAGTCTTCTACCAGCCATCTAGGATCCGAGACCAACCAAGCGCCACTGGGCAGAGCAAGACCAAGCACACACTACCAAACACGAAAATTGTCACCGCCGCACGCAGAATCCCAGCGAGCTCACGCCACCCTGACCAGTCCACACCGCCGCACGCAGGACCTGGGCGAACCAAGTCGATTATGGCCGTCCTCTGCCTCCATGCGCAGATCTGGGCGAGAGATTGCACTGCAGCGCAACAGGAAAACAAATGCCCGACCAAAACAGACCGACCCGCGCCGCCGCGCGCCGGAACAGGGCAAAACCAAGCCAAAAGCAACGGGGCCGCACCGCCGCGCGCAAGGACCAGACGTCCGTGTTGGATCTGGTTTGCTTGAGACTCGTCATGCACCAGGCTTGACGGCGCCCCTGCTCCAGGAGCCGGACGTGAGCACGCTCGAAGGGAGGAGCCCACCAACATCCGCCGGCACCACCTCCACCATCCAGACGCCGTCGGGCGACGAGCAACTGGCGGCAGGCCTGCTGGAAACCAGATCAGCTCCGGCAACTGCGGGTCCCTCACAGCCTTGACGCCTAGCCTCCACACTCCGCGAACCCACCGCGACCTCCTGGCGCCTCTTGCCGCGCGGATCTCGCGCCATCGCAGACCCAGGAGCCCCCAAGGCGGCCACCCAGCAGATCCGCGCTGGGGGCGCCGTCCGCGCCCATCTTGCCGCCACAGAGCCTCTAGCCGCGCGGATCTCGCGCCACGGCGCGCCGGCCAGGGCCTCCTAGCGAGCACGCGGGCTTCGCGCCGCCATGGCCCTGCCCCATGCCGCCGTTGCAGCAGCCTCTCGCCGCGTGCCTTGCTAGCTAGTTGAACGAAAAAGggccccgccgccaccttccGTGGAGCCGGCGCGGACTTCGCCGGCCGCTCCTCCGGTGGCGGCGAGCCgtgggggaggaagaaggggggTTGCGGGCGCTCGATCTAGGGTTTCCCTCGTGTCGCCACGAAGGGCGACGCAGGGGCTCAGTTGTAGTACTCCGGGTCTATGCTCTCGTAAAAGGAACCATACACTTTTCGCCCTGGTCTTccttctctttttgttttttggCGGGTGTTACGCCTGGTCTTCCTAACCACGCAAAAAAGCATTGAGAATCCTAGTAGTACGTCCAGGCCTGAAAAGGCATTTCACCAGCCATGTGCAGCTCTGTACAAAAACCAAACTAGCTCTGACATTTTTGAGAGGACAGCATCTCTCTCCGAGACAAAGAAGCAAAGCTTTCCTCCTCCACACAACGCACTCACAGGCTCACAGCCCAACACAATCACCATGGCCCCAACCAGCAGCACCAACCGCGGCCGCCGCCGCGTGGTCCTCTTACCGCTGCCATACCAAGGCCACATCAACCCCATGCTGCGCCTCGCCGTCGCGCTGCACTCCCGCGGCCTCGCGGTCACTATCCTCCACCCGGAGACCCGCGCGCCGGACCGCCGGAAGCTCCCTGCGGACTACCGCCTGGTCACCATCCCGGACAGCATACCGCCGGAGCTCGCCGCGTCCGAGGACATCGCGTCGTTCGTCTTCGCGCTGAACAAGAACTGTGCGGCGCCGTTCCGGGACTACCTGGCCGGCGCCCTtagagaggaggaggacggccACGTCGCCTTCGTGGTCGCCGACGTCGACTGGTTCGCGCCGCTCTCCGTGGCCAGGGAGCTGGGCGTGGCCGCTCTGGCCCTCATGACCAGCAGCGCCGCCAGGTTCCTGGTGTACTTGGCGTACCCAAGCCTGTGCCACAAGGGCTATTTGCCCGTCCAAGGTACGCAGGGTATATACCAAATTGCCATTGTTGTCTTCTTTGTTTGGAGTTTGGAGGTCTAGTTTTCTTCAGTTTGTCGAACAAGAGAAAATTATAACCGAATGATATCCGCAGTCTATTTACAATTTTACATTACAGATGTCCATTCCCGAAAACAAAGACACAATTAACCGGCGTTGCTAGATCTGAATTAcctttttgtttgtttgttttgcGAGAGCTAGATCTGAATTACCATTAGCATGATCTTAGTAGTAACATGGTGCTCGATGGAAAACTTAGATCTAGCCAGTACAAGTACTTGCATTTTATCCGTCTAAAAAGCTGTACTTGAATTTTAAAGTGTGGAACCTGACATGCATGTCGCGGCAAAAGAAAAATACAACATGGCATGGATATATGAAGCGGATGGTCGAAGATAAGGTTTTGGATTCAGAAACTGTACCCACCCAATAGCCAACCAGTCATGTGCGGTTTGTCGGATCCAGCTCTCAAGAAACAGACGGGAGATGAATCCATCATCTAGTGCACGTGTTTGTTGTTCGATTGCATAGCTCGTGTAGTCGTGTGTGTATCCATGTCCGTGCGTGTGTGCCTAGTCCGTGATCTAGAGCAGCAATAAATATTGCGTACTCAAATTGATCTGTGATATACTCAATGATTGTCCCCATCTCTCCTGTCCACAGAGTCGAATTTCAACACTACAGTTGAGGAGCTTCCCCCCTTCCTTGTACGAGACTTGGATCGCGTGATGGACATGGCTCGACACCTCGCGTACGCCGATCTCCTCGCCCACATCGTCGCCGGCGTGAGGCAATCATCCGGCCTAATAATCAACACATCCGAAGACATGGAGGGCATGGAGATCGAGAGGATCCGCAGCGAGATCGCCCGCCCGGTGTTCGCCGTCGGCCCTCTGCACATGATGACGCCGTCTCTATCCGTCCATAGCAGCCTACTGACAGAAGATCGCAGCTGTTTGGACTGGTTGGACACACAACGGCCAAACTCTGTGCTCTACGTGAGCTTTGGGAGCCTGGTGGGCATCGACACAGACGAGTTCTTGGAGATGGCCTGGGGCCTGGCCGACAGCCAGCGCCCGTTCGTGTGGGTGGTCCGGCCGGGGCTGGTGCACGGCTGTGAGCTCAGCGCGCTCCCTGAAGAGCTGCAAGAGAAGATAGGTAGCAGAGGTAGAGTAGTCAGTTGGGCTCCGCAGCAGGAGGTGCTGAAGCATCCGTCTGTGGTCGCTTTTCTCACGCACTGCGGCTGGAACTCGGCGACGGAGAGCATATCCGAAGGCGTGCCGATGATATGCAGACCGTTGTCCAGCGATCAGATGGGCACTAGCAGGTATGTGTGTGATGTGTGGAAGGTGGGGGTTAGGGTGGAGGTGGAGAACCAGCTGAAGAGAGGGGGCGTCCAGGCGGCCATCACAAGACTGATGGAAGGAAAGGAAGGTGAAGAGGTCAGGGAAAGAATGAAAGATCTGAGGCATGCGATGAGCAAGTGTAC belongs to Triticum urartu cultivar G1812 chromosome 7, Tu2.1, whole genome shotgun sequence and includes:
- the LOC125519034 gene encoding DIMBOA UDP-glucosyltransferase BX8-like isoform X2, with translation MAPTSSTNRGRRRVVLLPLPYQGHINPMLRLAVALHSRGLAVTILHPETRAPDRRKLPADYRLVTIPDSIPPELAASEDIASFVFALNKNCAAPFRDYLAGALREEEDGHVAFVVADVDWFAPLSVARELGVAALALMTSSAARFLVYLAYPSLCHKGYLPVQESNFNTTVEELPPFLVRDLDRVMDMARHLAYADLLAHIVAGVRQSSGLIINTSEDMEGMEIERIRSEIARPVFAVGPLHMMTPSLSVHSSLLTEDRSCLDWLDTQRPNSVLYVSFGSLVGIDTDEFLEMAWGLADSQRPFVWVVRPGLVHGCELSALPEELQEKIGSRGRVVSWAPQQEVLKHPSVVAFLTHCGWNSATESISEGVPMICRPLSSDQMGTSRYVCDVWKVGVRVEVENQLKRGGVQAAITRLMEGKEGEEVRERMKDLRHAMSKCTDEDGTSDVALQRLVDFSV
- the LOC125519034 gene encoding DIMBOA UDP-glucosyltransferase BX8-like isoform X1, which codes for MAPTSSTNRGRRRVVLLPLPYQGHINPMLRLAVALHSRGLAVTILHPETRAPDRRKLPADYRLVTIPDSIPPELAASEDIASFVFALNKNCAAPFRDYLAGALREEEDGHVAFVVADVDWFAPLSVARELGVAALALMTSSAARFLVYLAYPSLCHKGYLPVQGTQESNFNTTVEELPPFLVRDLDRVMDMARHLAYADLLAHIVAGVRQSSGLIINTSEDMEGMEIERIRSEIARPVFAVGPLHMMTPSLSVHSSLLTEDRSCLDWLDTQRPNSVLYVSFGSLVGIDTDEFLEMAWGLADSQRPFVWVVRPGLVHGCELSALPEELQEKIGSRGRVVSWAPQQEVLKHPSVVAFLTHCGWNSATESISEGVPMICRPLSSDQMGTSRYVCDVWKVGVRVEVENQLKRGGVQAAITRLMEGKEGEEVRERMKDLRHAMSKCTDEDGTSDVALQRLVDFSV